The genomic interval CATAGAACGTAGGGAAACTGCATGACCACCTGGCAATACACCAACCATCATCCAACTGAATTTTACCATTCCCCCAACAATACAGTTCCGGGGCTTACCTTCCCTGGTGGTATATACCAGCCCGGCCTTCCGTGGCCGGGCGTTCAGCGGGACAAAGCTTCTCAAGCTTTGTCTGTTTCCGCTTCACCCTCACCTCATAAAGACGGCATGGGCAATTCCATGTACTTTAAATACAAGGCGGTTCATTCACTGCTACAACAGTCACAAAGCATAGAACTCAAATACAGCCTGCGGTATTTCCCCAAGGGTCAAACGGAATACTTCAGCAAAGCTATCCCAGAACCTCTGGTGCTACCTAAACCAACACGCTCTCAGGCTCCCTTTAAAGCGGAAGACCAGCCCTGGATAGAGCAAACATTCCGTTTGCACGCCCCCAGACCTGTTGACCAAATACCCCTGGATAAACCCGGTGAACCTGCCATTCACCTGATCACCGGACAACCCACAGGATAAACATCATGCACACTTATATCCCTGATGAAAAAGACTGCATCACCATCACTCCCGGATTGGAAACAGCGCCGGCAGACAGTGATTTTGATACCTATAAACTAAAAAAAGACCCTAGAGGTGCAATACCCACTGAGCCTCTTGCCATTCCTTGTGATGGTTACCATCTGGGGTATTTCAGTACTGCGGGGTCAAAACTAAAGCTGGGCGGTGTAGATACAGGGTTGTTTTCGTTGGTGGGTATTATTCTATTTGCCGTAATTATTGTTGGTCTAAAAGAGGGAAACAATGCATTTCCATGGCTGAATAATGAGTACGGAGGAGTTATGTGGCTTTTTTGGTCTCTAGGCATCTTATTCCTATTCCTAGGCCTCTGGGTCCGCCAACTGGCAAAAAAAGACGGCTTCAGCTACATCATTTTCAGCCGCGAATATGGCACAGTGACCTTTCCCAAAGTGGCCACCGATGAATCCCTGACCGTGCCCTTTAAAGATGTTGAACTCTCTGCCTTCAGAACCATTCATACCATGGGCACTCATCAATGGCACACCATTATCCGCACAAACACCTGCCGTCCCTGGACAACGCCCTCGTAAAGAGGGCATCAGCATGCATGGTATGAATAAAGAGGACTTCCAAAAAGAATGGAACATGATTGCCCGGTTCATGGATAAACAACAATCCATTCCCCCATGCTTGCACCTGATCATCAGCAATAACCAAAAAACAGGGGAAGATATTTGGTACAAACCCATGCCCAAAGAACGGATTTTTAATCCACCTTTGTGTCCACCGGGTGCCCCTTGACCTTCCCCATCCCTGTTGCCCTTGGCGGGATGACTGCCAAAACAGGACGTTTTGGAGAGTTTGGATGAGGCAGGACGCCGAATCAGGACGACCCTTGACCCGCAGTCATCCTGCCAAGGGTGTTCGCGCCAGCGAACAGGCGAAGCCCAACAGAGCTGGGGTGCCCTTTTTATTTCACTTTTTGGGCACACAAAAAGGGAAGGCCCGCCCGGCCTGAGGGCAGATAGAACGTAGGGAAACTGCATGACCACCTGGCAACACACTAACCATCATCCAACTGAATTTTACCACTCCCCAAAAACACAGTTCCGGGACTTACCTTCCCTGGTGGTATATACCAGCCCGGCCTTCCGTGGCCGGGCGTTCAGCGGGACAAAGCTTCTCAAGCTTTGTCTGTTTCCGCTTCACCCTCACCTCATAAAGACGGCATGGACAATTCCATGTACTTTAAATACAAGGCCGTTCATTCATTGCTACAACAGTCACAAAGCATAGAACTCAAATACAGCCTGCGGTATTTCCCCAAGGGTCAAACGGAATACTTCAGCAAAGCTATCCCAGAACCTCTGGTACTACCTAAACCAACACGCTCTCAGGCTCCCTTTAAAGCGGAAGACCAGCCCTGGATAGAGCAAACATTCCGTTTGCACGCTCCCAGACCCGTTGACCAAATACCCCTGGATAACCCCGGTGAACCCGCCATTCACCTGATCACCGGACAACCGGTAGGATAATCGCCATGCAAATGTACATCGCCACTGAACAAGAATGTCGGGCCGTGACCGCTGATCTGCAAGAAGCTCCGCCCGACACTGATTTCGATACCTTTAAACTGACTAAAAATCCACAGGGCCCCATGCCCATCGAACAGATGAATCAAATCTGTGATGGTTATCATCTGGGGTATATGGGGATAGCTGGTTCTCGGTTAAAACTGGGCGGTATTGATCTTGTATGTTTTATGATTGCTGGAATTATGGCCTTTGGGGTGGTTACTGCTGGCATGACAGAGGGAAACAATGCCTTCCCATGGCTGAATGATGAGTACGGTTGGTTTATGTGGTGCATTTGGATTGCTGGTTTCTTCTTTTTCTTCTTAGCCCTCTGGGTCCGCCAACTGGCCAAAAAAGACGGCTTCAGTTACATCATTTTCAGTCGCGAATATGGCACGGTCACCTTTCCCAAGGTAGAGACCGATGAATCCCTGACGGTACTGTTTGAGGATGTCGAACTGTCTGTCTTCAGAACCATTCACACCATGGGAACTCACCAATGGCATACCATCATACGCACAAAAACCTGTCGTCCTGGACATCGCCCTCGTAAAGAGGGCATCAGTTTGTATGGCTCCAATAAAGAAGAGTTCCAACAAGAATGGAACATGATTGCCCGGTTTATGGACCCCACATTATCCATGCCAGCCTGTCTGCATACCGCTATTACTGAGTATCAAAAACAAGAAAAAGATGTTTGGGGAGAAACCTTTTCCAAACCCAGAACACACTATTAAACGATAGAATGGAATGCCACAAACTCCCCATCCCTGTTGCCCTTGGCGGGATGACTGCTGAGAGTCTCCAAAACAGGACGTTTTGGAGAGTTTGGATGAGGCAGGAGCCGAACCCAAACGGCTCTCAACCCGCAGTCATCCTGACAAGGGTGTTCGCACCAGCGAACAGGCGAAGCCCAACAGAGCTGGGGTGCCCTTTTTATTTCACTTTTTGGGCACACAAAAAGGGAAGGCCCGCCCGGCCTGAGGGCAGATAGAACGTAGGGAAACTGCATGATCCACCGGCAATACACCAAAACTGAGTTTTACCAGTACACCTGCTGTCTGGTCAGACACTCAGGAGCTAAATCATGAAAATGTATGTCGCTACGGAAGAGGAGTGCATCCACACCACACCTGACCTGGAACCATCTCCAGAAGATCATAATTTCGATAAATACAAACTGCCAAAACAGCCTGAGGGCTCCATGCCCAGTGGACAACTGGACCTGATGTGCGACGGTTACAATATGGGCTGGTTCAGTATGGCGGGATCGCGCTTAAAACTGGGCGGGGTGGATACTGGATTGTTTGCTGTAGCTGGAGCATTTGTATTAGGCATATTCGTCGTTGGCCTAAAAGAAGGCTCAAACGCTATTCCATGGCTCAATAATGAATACGGCGGAGGTATGTGGTTTTTTTGGGTGACCACTCTAGTATGCTTCATCTTAGCCCTCTGGGCCCGTCAACAAGCCAAAAAAGACGGCTTTAGTTACATCGTCTTCAGTCGTGAATATGGCACCGTGACTTTTCCCAAAGTACAAAACCATCAATCATTGACGATCCCGTTTAAAGACGTTGAACTGGCAGCGGTCAATATCGTCAATAATCCAGGGACTCAACACTGGCATATTATTATTCGCTCCAGTGTTAAGCGCAAAGGCCAGAAACCCCGCAAAGAAGATATCGATATGAACGGTATCATGCGTGAGGATTTCCAACGTCAGTGGAATATGATCTGCCGATTTATGGATAAAGATCTCCCCTTACCGGAATGCATGTACTCCGCCATTAATATTTATCACAGGGACAAATTTGATGTTTGGGACAAACCATTAGCCAAAGACAAAATCTTCAATCCGCTACTCACCGAAAATACTCCGACATTTAAATGGGACGAAGGCTGACAAAACAGAACCGATTTAAGCCATGCCACAAACTCCCCATCCCTGTTGCCCTTGGCACTGAAGTCGCAAAGGGTTAAAAACGCAGGACGCGTTTTTAAGTCCGGATGAGGCAGGACCGATGTGTCGGACCATTCGAACCCGGACGACCCTTGATCAGCGACATCTGTGCCAAGGGTGTTCGCGCCAGCGAACAGGCGAAGCCCAACAGAGCTGGGGTGCCCTTTTTATTTCACTTTTTGGGCACACAAAAAGGGAAGGCCCGCCCGGCCTGAGGGCACATAGAACGTAGGGAAACAACATGACCAGCTGGCAACACACTAACAATTCAGCTCGTCCCCTACCCCTCGAGGTAAACGCCAGCTAAGGCATCCATGCTCTGCCAAAAAACTGTTAACCAGATAACATTACCAATCAAATCAAAAATTCCGAAGCAACCTTTTATAACCACCCCACGTCACATGGATTACGTCTGCCATCCAGGGCTGCCAACGGGCAACAGGCTTTATTCAGTCTTTATGCTTGAATGACAGTTATGATGTTTATTGAATGGGTGAGGTGTACTACTATTCGTCCGGCTTTACTTATAACCGTATCCGGGCAGGAGCAGTCATCCAGCCTGGCTGGTGGTTCAAATTCATACAACAAGGAGTTAATTATATGACCTGGGATCTGACCGGCATCGAAAGTCTGATATCCAAGCATGAAGGCTGGACTGTCCAGAACGAAGACAGTTGTCTGCGAGTCGCCAATGAAGATGGGCTTGATGCATACATTGCTGTCAGCGGTGCACAGATTATTGTTGAATCCATCTTGTTTGCCAAAAAGCAGGTGAAAAATACTGCTGCTCTGAATGAGGAAATCCTCAAAACCCACCAGATTTTTCCGTTGACGACTATCGGTATCTCCACCATCGATGGTGATGAGTACTACACCTGTTTCGGGTCGCTGTCGTCACAATCCAAAGAGGAAAGTATTGTGATCGAGGTTGAAACCCTGTTCGACAATATCACGGGCTTTCTCAATGCCTATGATGACTATTTAACTGCATAAAGGGAGATTTACCATGAGTGTTTGGAAAAAACTGATCACTGCTGTCAAAGGTGGCGTGAATGAAGCTGCGGAGGCAGTGGTTGATGGTCAGGCTTTGCGTATCCTGGATCAGGAAATTCGTGAGGCCAAAGAGGAACTGCGTCGTTCCGACACATCGCTGGCACAGATTATGGCCAAGCGTAAGCTGGCAGAACAAAAGGTCAGCAGCCTGACGCAATCCTCCAGTGAATACGAAGCCCATGCCAAAGCGGCCAACGAAAAAGGCGACCGCCAACTGGCGCTGGATTGTGCTCAAAAAGTGATGGAACTGCGTGCCCAGATTGAAACAGAGCAGCAGTTTGTCGATCAGTTCACCCGCTCGGAACAGGATCTGCGCAAAAATATTGCCCAGGCAAAAAGCAATATCCGCCGCATGGAACAACAGATCGATATCGTCAAAGCCACCGAGTCGGTCCAGAAAGCCCAAACCGCTGTATCCAGCCGGCACATGGGTGCCAACAGCAAGATGAAAACTGCGGCGGAATCCCTGACCCGGATCCAGCAACGTCAGCAGGAACGTCAGGCACAGCTGGAAGCGGCAGAAGAACTGGCGGAAGCCGAGTCCGGTGATGAACTGGAAAAACGTTTGAAAGAAGCGGGTATTGCCGGTTCTACTTCAGGTTCAGCAGACGACGAACTGGCCAGAATTCTCGGGAAATAATCCCGAATGCTGGTTATTTCAACACTCAAAAAGCTGTTGATGCGGCACTTCATGGAGCTGCGCTGGCACAGTATTTTACTGGTCATCGCGGCTTACATGCTGTTGAGCTGGGCAATCTTGTGGGTCTGTGGTGAAGTCGCCCTGACCCGCAGTCATGATTTTATCTACTGGCTCATTGTGACCGCATCAACCGTTGGTTACGGTGATTTGTCCCCGGAAACCGTTGCAGGGAAGTATGCCGTCGCCTTTCTGGTGATACCGATGGGGCTGGGGCTGTTCGGTCTTACCATTGGCCGCGTGGCAGCATTTGTATCCTACCAGTGGCGCAAGGGAATTAAAGGTATGAAAGCATTGAATTATGACAATCACATTCTGGTCATCGGCTGGAATGAGAACAGAACATTGCAGTTGATCCGCCTGCTGCAACATGAAATGGCGCAACAAACAGAACGTCAGCAGATTGCTTTGTGCGTCAGGGTGGAAGTCGAAAACCCGATGCCGGACAGCATTGGTTTTACCCGTGTGAGCAGTTTCAGCAATGATGCGGATATGGAACGCACCTCCCTGGAAAAAGCCAGTACGATCATCATCGATACCCGTGATGATGATGTTACTATGACAACCGCTCTGTATTGCAGCAGTAAAAATCCTCAAGCCCATATCATCGCTTATTTCAATGACGACACCCTCGGTGCACTGTTAAAACAGCATTGCCCCAATGTTGAATGCATGCCCTCGGTAGCGGTGGAAATGATAGCCAAATCCGCCGTCGATCCCGGTTCCAGTGCCCTGCACTATCAACTGCTGGCCGTCGACGAAGGCATGACCCAATACTCCATGAAATATCGCGGCCAACATCCGGTCACCATCCGTGACCTGTTCAATACCTTCAAAGAACGTTACGAGGCAACCCTGATCGGTCTTGCCAGAGCCGGCACCAAGACGTTACAACTCAATCCGGCGCTGAATGATCAGATTCAGCCTGGGGATACGCTGTACTACATTGCCGAAGGACGTATCAATCATATTGACTGGGAGAATTTCCGTGTTTAGCAAATGGTTTGGTAAAAAGGATGATTCCTCGACCGAAGTGAAAGCCCCTGAAATCATGGGATTGCGCATCGGTGGAGCGTTTGAACTGGATGATCTCAAACTTCGCCTGATCGAACCGGATCTGATCGTCGAAGGAGTAGCCCGGACACAGCTGATACAGGCTGTGGGTATGGTCAAACTTGATGAAAGCACTACGGTGCTGCGTTACTACACCGATGATGACGGCTTCCTGCAGGTACTGCTGACCGGCGGCATGACCGAACAGCACATCTCTGATGTGAAGCTCTGGTATTTTTATCAGACCGAAGGCGTCAACTCAGATCATCAGTGGAATGAACTGCTCAACCATGGCATCAGCACGCCGGATACTGAACTGGAAGGATACCGTTTTAATCGTGTATGGGGCGGTGTTGGCGGTGAATCCCCTCCAGTGGCGATGACTGAACAGACCTGGCAGGAAGATGGCAGCGAAAGTGAAACCGATCAATTCATGATGCTTTACGAGCGCGAGATCAAGGATGGCCATTTCGAGTACCTGATCAAATCAGGTGAAGAAAAAATCATTCACAATCAGGCCGACCGGTGTCTGGTAATCAGTACCGGTTTTGATATCCACCACGCGGATATTTCCATCATCGGCTGAGATCTGTGGTTGCACAGCGCTCAGCCGTTCATATACGGTTTACAGGACAAACAACATCGCGTTGTTTTCAGACCAACAATCTATAGAGGGAAAACAGACACATGAACACCATCGCACACTCTTTGGCAGGACTGGCAAATTTTGCGCTGTATTTTGCAATTGCCCTGGTTTTACTGCTGATTTTCAAGGTGATCTACACGGCGATCACGCCTCATGACGAATGGAAACTGGTCAAAGAAGAAAAGAATACCGCCGCCGCCACCGGTCTGGCCGGTGCCATCATTGGTTTTGCCCTGGCATTGGGCAGTGCAGCGTCGAACTCGGTGTCGTTGATCGATTTCGCTATCTGGGGCATCGTGGCACTCATCGCCCAGTTGATCGCTTTCGCCATTGTACGCTTCATCTTTATGCCGAAAATCGTTGAGCGGATCAACCACAACGAAGTCTCTGCCGGTATAGTCCTGGCGGGCATGTCAGTCGCTGTCGGCCTTTTGAATGCGGCCTGTATGACTTACTGAAAGGAAGCTGATCATGAAAAGAACCCGTGCCATTAATCTGGACAGGATGCGCAAATCCCGTTCCAGT from Gynuella sunshinyii YC6258 carries:
- a CDS encoding DUF2170 family protein — translated: MTWDLTGIESLISKHEGWTVQNEDSCLRVANEDGLDAYIAVSGAQIIVESILFAKKQVKNTAALNEEILKTHQIFPLTTIGISTIDGDEYYTCFGSLSSQSKEESIVIEVETLFDNITGFLNAYDDYLTA
- a CDS encoding PspA/IM30 family protein, whose amino-acid sequence is MSVWKKLITAVKGGVNEAAEAVVDGQALRILDQEIREAKEELRRSDTSLAQIMAKRKLAEQKVSSLTQSSSEYEAHAKAANEKGDRQLALDCAQKVMELRAQIETEQQFVDQFTRSEQDLRKNIAQAKSNIRRMEQQIDIVKATESVQKAQTAVSSRHMGANSKMKTAAESLTRIQQRQQERQAQLEAAEELAEAESGDELEKRLKEAGIAGSTSGSADDELARILGK
- a CDS encoding potassium channel family protein, which translates into the protein MLVISTLKKLLMRHFMELRWHSILLVIAAYMLLSWAILWVCGEVALTRSHDFIYWLIVTASTVGYGDLSPETVAGKYAVAFLVIPMGLGLFGLTIGRVAAFVSYQWRKGIKGMKALNYDNHILVIGWNENRTLQLIRLLQHEMAQQTERQQIALCVRVEVENPMPDSIGFTRVSSFSNDADMERTSLEKASTIIIDTRDDDVTMTTALYCSSKNPQAHIIAYFNDDTLGALLKQHCPNVECMPSVAVEMIAKSAVDPGSSALHYQLLAVDEGMTQYSMKYRGQHPVTIRDLFNTFKERYEATLIGLARAGTKTLQLNPALNDQIQPGDTLYYIAEGRINHIDWENFRV
- a CDS encoding YjfK family protein, which produces MFSKWFGKKDDSSTEVKAPEIMGLRIGGAFELDDLKLRLIEPDLIVEGVARTQLIQAVGMVKLDESTTVLRYYTDDDGFLQVLLTGGMTEQHISDVKLWYFYQTEGVNSDHQWNELLNHGISTPDTELEGYRFNRVWGGVGGESPPVAMTEQTWQEDGSESETDQFMMLYEREIKDGHFEYLIKSGEEKIIHNQADRCLVISTGFDIHHADISIIG
- a CDS encoding DUF350 domain-containing protein; translated protein: MNTIAHSLAGLANFALYFAIALVLLLIFKVIYTAITPHDEWKLVKEEKNTAAATGLAGAIIGFALALGSAASNSVSLIDFAIWGIVALIAQLIAFAIVRFIFMPKIVERINHNEVSAGIVLAGMSVAVGLLNAACMTY